A stretch of Acidimicrobiia bacterium DNA encodes these proteins:
- a CDS encoding PIN domain nuclease, whose amino-acid sequence MSGWLIDASALVRVEVSPDGDTWSDRVERGLVRIASVTLLEVGYSARSGDDQRTVRLTSPLADMPVEYLTPATEDRAIEVQALLADRGQHRGPAVPDLLVAAAAERAGLTVLHVDSDFETIASVTRQPVERLRL is encoded by the coding sequence ATGAGCGGCTGGCTCATCGACGCCTCGGCACTCGTCAGAGTGGAGGTCAGCCCCGACGGTGATACGTGGTCCGATCGTGTTGAGAGGGGACTCGTGCGTATCGCTTCGGTGACGCTCCTCGAGGTCGGATACTCGGCGAGGTCAGGAGACGACCAGCGCACGGTGCGGCTCACCTCGCCGCTCGCCGACATGCCCGTCGAGTACCTCACCCCGGCGACCGAAGACCGAGCCATCGAGGTCCAAGCCCTGCTCGCCGATCGGGGCCAGCATCGCGGCCCGGCCGTGCCCGACCTCCTGGTCGCCGCCGCAGCCGAGCGAGCGGGACTGACCGTACTCCACGTGGACAGCGACTTCGAGACCATCGCTTCGGTCACCCGGCAGCCAGTCGAGCGCCTGCGGCTCTAG
- a CDS encoding MFS transporter has protein sequence MTFRFTTVRRIFSSLKIPNYRLFFIGQIVSLSGTWMQGVAQAWLILDLTGSGTALGLVSSLQFLPVLLFGPLGGVLADRFDRRRILYITQVVASALAVILGVLVATDRIEVWMVYVLAVCLGFVYVVDNPARQSFVHELVGADNLTNAVSLNSVVVNVARVIGPGVAGLLIVNVGMAPCFFINAGTYAASIAALWLMNPEMLHREARSVRGRGQLMDGLRYVRRTPEVLVPLIMMAVVGTLAYEFQVVLPLLARFTFEGDAGTYGTMSVLMGAGAVVGGLVTAAMGKQPATALAWTAIVFGGVHFAAAWAPNLATMFVSLVILGAVSIRFLAIGNATLQLAAEPAMRGRVMALWAVAFLGSTPIGGPLVGWIGENLGPRIAFGLGGAATLICGVLAYPALKRVVLRGEQETSIPPPKGPR, from the coding sequence ATGACCTTCCGGTTCACCACGGTCCGGCGCATCTTCTCGTCGCTGAAGATCCCCAACTACCGGCTGTTCTTCATCGGTCAGATCGTGTCGCTGTCTGGCACCTGGATGCAGGGCGTCGCCCAGGCGTGGCTGATCCTCGACCTCACCGGTTCGGGCACGGCACTGGGATTGGTGTCGTCGCTGCAGTTCCTGCCGGTGCTGTTGTTCGGACCACTCGGCGGCGTGCTCGCCGACCGGTTCGACCGACGGCGGATCCTCTATATAACCCAGGTGGTGGCGTCGGCGCTGGCGGTGATCCTCGGCGTGCTGGTCGCCACCGACCGGATCGAAGTGTGGATGGTGTACGTGCTGGCCGTGTGCCTTGGGTTCGTGTACGTGGTGGACAACCCGGCCCGCCAGTCCTTCGTCCACGAGCTGGTCGGCGCCGACAACCTGACCAATGCGGTGAGCCTCAACTCGGTGGTGGTCAACGTCGCCCGGGTGATCGGCCCGGGAGTGGCCGGGCTGCTCATCGTCAACGTGGGGATGGCCCCGTGCTTCTTCATCAACGCCGGCACCTATGCCGCGTCGATCGCCGCGCTGTGGTTGATGAACCCCGAGATGCTCCACCGCGAGGCCCGAAGCGTGCGGGGTCGGGGCCAGTTGATGGACGGTCTGCGTTACGTGCGCCGCACCCCGGAGGTGCTGGTGCCGCTGATCATGATGGCGGTGGTGGGCACGCTTGCCTACGAGTTCCAGGTGGTGCTACCGCTGCTGGCCAGATTCACCTTCGAAGGCGACGCCGGCACCTACGGGACCATGTCGGTGCTCATGGGCGCCGGGGCGGTGGTCGGCGGACTGGTGACCGCAGCCATGGGCAAGCAACCGGCGACGGCCCTGGCATGGACGGCGATTGTCTTCGGCGGCGTCCACTTCGCCGCGGCATGGGCGCCCAACCTGGCAACCATGTTCGTGTCCCTGGTGATCCTGGGAGCAGTGTCGATCCGCTTCCTCGCCATCGGCAACGCGACCTTGCAGCTGGCCGCCGAACCGGCGATGCGGGGCCGAGTCATGGCCCTGTGGGCCGTGGCCTTCCTGGGTTCGACCCCCATCGGCGGTCCGCTCGTGGGCTGGATCGGCGAAAATCTGGGCCCGAGGATCGCCTTCGGCCTGGGCGGCGCGGCGACGCTGATCTGCGGCGTCCTGGCCTACCCGGCCCTCAAGCGGGTCGTGCTGCGCGGTGAGCAAGAGACGTCGATCCCACCGCCGAAGGGGCCGCGGTGA
- a CDS encoding peptidoglycan-binding domain-containing protein yields the protein MSRRSNTAVALAASLTLVVAACTGGTAGETTTTVAPVDTTTTTLVPPTTTTTLPPGGPPLIRDGDNNETVAAFQWLLTCTGYGNLSADGNYGSATGDAIRTAQTALGKEANGEPDEEVLAALSRACSQSRQIEDTEEPVTIIGNAAPGDPEIFIIELTFAQTLTVTIDPPELDVSVRGSDGVPVEPDEDTGAFSPGTSGTFEVLINSFADPTTFTMVVAVTDTVAEAAWIINTRSITYDGNRIELGDGAGDVLEQVFEYLGHGVRGQYDEFDTGWYTITDPVDNGIRGVFVGGLAFLFFGPHPADPDAPEFLVRIRYEGSLPDAEGNERPPGYVATPLGITVGNTLADLKVAYGSSVNAGSNANEHYYRYTEAGGELCFYFGSSAPTDSTEILEIATECRS from the coding sequence ATGTCGAGACGCTCCAACACAGCGGTCGCTCTGGCCGCCTCATTGACACTGGTGGTCGCCGCCTGCACCGGCGGAACCGCCGGGGAGACCACGACCACCGTCGCGCCCGTGGACACGACCACCACGACCCTGGTGCCTCCCACCACGACCACGACGCTCCCGCCCGGCGGTCCTCCCCTGATCCGCGACGGCGACAACAACGAGACCGTAGCCGCCTTCCAGTGGCTGCTCACCTGCACCGGCTACGGCAACCTGTCTGCCGACGGCAACTACGGGTCGGCTACCGGCGATGCAATACGGACCGCCCAGACCGCGCTCGGCAAGGAGGCGAACGGCGAGCCCGACGAGGAGGTCCTCGCCGCACTGTCGCGGGCGTGTTCACAGTCTCGCCAGATCGAAGACACCGAGGAGCCGGTCACCATCATCGGCAACGCAGCCCCCGGTGATCCCGAGATCTTCATCATCGAGCTCACCTTTGCCCAGACACTGACGGTCACGATCGATCCGCCCGAGCTGGATGTGAGCGTCCGGGGCTCCGATGGCGTCCCGGTGGAGCCCGACGAGGACACCGGTGCATTCTCGCCCGGTACCAGCGGCACCTTCGAGGTTCTGATCAACTCGTTCGCCGACCCGACCACCTTCACGATGGTGGTCGCGGTGACCGACACCGTCGCCGAAGCGGCGTGGATCATCAACACCCGCAGCATCACTTACGACGGCAATCGGATCGAGTTGGGTGACGGTGCCGGCGACGTCCTCGAGCAGGTGTTCGAGTACCTGGGCCATGGGGTTCGCGGCCAGTACGACGAGTTCGACACCGGGTGGTACACGATCACCGACCCGGTCGACAACGGCATCCGTGGCGTATTCGTCGGAGGCCTCGCCTTCCTGTTCTTCGGACCGCATCCCGCTGACCCCGACGCCCCGGAGTTCCTCGTGCGCATCCGGTATGAGGGATCCCTGCCGGACGCCGAGGGCAACGAGCGACCCCCCGGCTACGTGGCCACCCCGCTCGGCATCACGGTGGGAAACACACTGGCCGACCTGAAGGTGGCCTATGGGTCGTCGGTCAACGCCGGCAGCAACGCCAACGAGCATTACTACCGCTACACCGAGGCCGGCGGCGAGCTGTGCTTCTACTTCGGCAGCAGTGCCCCCACCGACTCGACGGAGATCCTGGAGATCGCCACCGAGTGCCGGTCGTGA
- a CDS encoding antitoxin, with protein sequence MPDILIRGLPEDVVAALDAAAQRRGISRNEYLSRVLANEARTSSGRKVTIEDFKRFSETFADALDPEIMKGAWHHRERP encoded by the coding sequence GTGCCCGACATCCTGATCCGTGGACTCCCCGAAGATGTCGTCGCCGCTCTCGACGCGGCGGCGCAGCGTCGCGGAATCTCCCGCAACGAGTACCTGAGCCGGGTCCTCGCCAATGAGGCCAGGACCTCGAGCGGACGCAAGGTCACCATCGAGGACTTCAAGCGCTTCAGCGAGACCTTCGCCGACGCACTGGACCCCGAGATCATGAAGGGCGCCTGGCACCATCGCGAGCGCCCCTGA
- a CDS encoding GNAT family N-acetyltransferase, which produces MEVVRHTDPRKFLAAIDRGDDGFEARNNLVFGVAGTLIERPGLYETFLLWTVEADGAVLAAAVHTPPWRPALADTADQDAVRTLAAAIHEDIGTIEGILGNLPTVDWFATAWTDLTGIDPEVVMREGVFQLDKVAEVSTPPGTARSGTAADEELLVCWFMDFLTEALPHESPNEEHARRNVRLRLDDNPTNGVWVWEVDGEVVSLSGYGGPTPNGARIGPVYTPPDLRGHGYATALVAAQTQWLLDHGRRFCFLFTDLANPTSNAIYERIGYRKVAEAVDYKFQVPIG; this is translated from the coding sequence ATGGAGGTCGTGCGCCACACCGATCCACGCAAGTTCCTCGCCGCCATCGACCGCGGCGACGACGGTTTCGAGGCGCGCAACAACCTGGTGTTCGGCGTCGCCGGCACCCTCATCGAGCGGCCGGGGCTGTACGAGACGTTCCTCCTGTGGACGGTGGAGGCCGATGGCGCCGTGCTCGCTGCCGCCGTCCACACCCCGCCGTGGCGCCCGGCCCTGGCAGACACCGCCGATCAGGATGCCGTTCGCACGCTCGCCGCAGCCATCCATGAGGACATCGGGACCATCGAAGGCATTCTCGGCAACCTGCCGACGGTCGACTGGTTCGCCACCGCCTGGACCGATCTGACGGGGATCGACCCCGAGGTGGTCATGCGTGAAGGGGTCTTCCAACTGGACAAAGTCGCTGAGGTGTCGACACCACCAGGCACCGCACGCTCCGGAACCGCCGCCGACGAGGAGCTGCTGGTCTGCTGGTTCATGGACTTCCTCACCGAAGCCCTGCCTCACGAGTCGCCCAACGAGGAGCATGCGCGCCGGAATGTCCGTCTGCGGCTCGACGACAACCCGACCAACGGGGTGTGGGTGTGGGAGGTCGACGGCGAGGTGGTTTCGCTGAGCGGGTATGGCGGTCCCACCCCCAACGGTGCCCGCATCGGGCCGGTGTACACGCCGCCCGACCTGCGTGGCCACGGGTACGCCACTGCGCTGGTGGCGGCGCAGACGCAATGGCTGCTCGATCACGGTCGGCGGTTCTGCTTCCTGTTCACCGACCTGGCGAACCCCACCTCCAACGCCATCTACGAGCGGATCGGCTACCGGAAGGTCGCCGAGGCGGTGGACTACAAGTTCCAGGTCCCTATCGGCTGA
- a CDS encoding M24 family metallopeptidase gives MDLRAQTATHDDLLARRLDRLIPMLMERADLDAWVLSAREYNEDPVLATMLPAEWLKTARRRTILVFLRDGDSVARRAVARYPVGEAFPSSWDPESEPDQWKCLATLLDEADPARIGINTLTTFALADGLSATERDAMLAALPERLRDRVVSAEAAAIGWLETRLPEEMHALAEGCAIAHDFLHRALSPEVIIPGTTTTRDVEWWLRQVVHDAGYGSWFHPSCSVQRRGGTHREGFAGKPADTVITHGDLVHIDFGIVRTGLCTDQQQHAYALHPGETGPPAGLVAGLAAANRLQDLLMAQFATGRIGNEVLAATRAAAQADGIDGLIYTHPIGVHGHAAGATIGLWDRQEAIPGDGNYPLFPNTAWSIELQARVRVEEWSDQVVQFMLEEDAWFDGDRCRFLDGRQTALWVV, from the coding sequence ATGGATCTCAGAGCCCAAACCGCCACCCACGACGACCTGCTCGCCCGGCGCCTCGACCGGCTGATACCGATGCTGATGGAACGCGCCGACCTGGACGCCTGGGTGCTGTCCGCCCGGGAGTACAACGAGGACCCGGTGCTGGCCACGATGCTCCCCGCCGAGTGGCTGAAGACGGCACGCCGGCGCACCATCCTCGTGTTCCTGCGCGACGGGGATTCCGTCGCCCGCCGCGCCGTCGCCCGCTACCCGGTCGGGGAAGCCTTCCCCAGCTCCTGGGATCCGGAGTCGGAGCCCGACCAGTGGAAGTGTCTCGCCACTCTCCTCGACGAAGCCGACCCGGCCCGCATCGGTATCAACACCTTGACCACCTTCGCCCTCGCCGACGGCCTGAGCGCCACCGAACGCGACGCCATGCTGGCGGCCCTGCCCGAACGCCTGCGAGATCGGGTGGTGTCCGCCGAGGCCGCCGCCATCGGCTGGTTGGAGACCCGCCTCCCCGAGGAGATGCACGCCCTGGCCGAAGGCTGTGCGATCGCCCACGACTTCCTCCATCGGGCGCTGTCACCCGAGGTGATCATCCCGGGCACGACCACCACCAGGGACGTCGAGTGGTGGCTGCGCCAGGTGGTCCACGACGCCGGGTACGGATCGTGGTTCCACCCGTCGTGCTCGGTACAGCGCCGCGGCGGCACCCACCGAGAGGGCTTCGCCGGCAAGCCCGCCGACACCGTGATCACCCACGGCGACCTGGTCCACATCGACTTCGGCATCGTCCGTACCGGCCTGTGCACCGACCAGCAGCAGCACGCCTACGCCCTCCACCCCGGCGAGACCGGTCCACCCGCCGGTCTGGTCGCCGGACTCGCCGCCGCCAACCGACTCCAGGACCTGCTCATGGCCCAGTTCGCCACCGGACGCATCGGCAACGAGGTGCTGGCCGCCACCCGGGCCGCGGCTCAGGCGGACGGCATCGACGGCCTCATCTACACCCATCCCATTGGCGTCCACGGCCACGCCGCCGGGGCGACCATCGGGCTGTGGGACCGCCAGGAGGCGATCCCCGGTGACGGCAACTACCCGCTGTTTCCGAACACGGCGTGGTCGATCGAACTCCAGGCTCGGGTGCGGGTGGAGGAGTGGAGCGACCAGGTGGTGCAGTTCATGCTGGAGGAGGACGCCTGGTTCGACGGCGACCGCTGCCGCTTCCTCGACGGCCGCCAGACGGCGCTGTGGGTGGTATGA